GAGGCTGACCTTGGAGTTGCTGAGACCATCGATGCCCTTGTGTTGGTGTGTCCCGATCCCGTAGTAAGATGTGAAACCTCCCTTCTCGTTGGCACAAACACGCCCACCGTGATGAGACTGCTTAGTCGCTGTAGAGAGAAGAGTGGAGATAAATTTGTTCGCACCATGCACATTCATCCTGCTTTTAAAAAGGCTTTCGACGAGTTGCCTGAGTACCCACCAGAGGATGTTGATCACAAGCGAGGCACTGTGTGATTTCTCCAACCAAACCCAGTTACCCTACAACTTGGAGGAGTAGTTAGAGTTACGGGTGTGCCGAAGTGTCCGCAAATGGCAAGTGCCCAGGCCATTCAGGTGGATTCTCCTAGCGAACTTGCAGAGGAGCCAAGATTCCCAGAAGGACTTCTCGTCAGACCAGAGTTGCAGCCGAATGATAGTGTGTTGTCCAAAAGAATCACAGTGTTGGTCAGGAATGTGTCGGCACGAGAAATCACTTTGACCAGAGGAACGCCGATCGCCCAATTGTTCCCAGTCGACGTGATGTCTTCGCCTGTCGTGAAGAGAGAGACTGACATTGAGTTTGCAGGGAAACTGACCCCATCTTCCTTTAACTTTGGAGACTCACCTGTCCCTGAGAACTGGAAAGGAAGACTAGTGAGTAAGCTGATGGAACGCAGTGAGGTTTTCTCTACACGTGAGTTCGACGTAGGATGCTGTAAAGGTACGCACCACACTATCAAGACCATGGAAGACAAGCCTTTCCGAGAGCGATCTCGCCGACTGGCGCCGGCTGATGTAGAAGCATTGAGACAGCACCTGACACAGCTTAAAGATGCTGGGATCATCACTGAGTCACGAAGCCCTTACGCCTCGCCCATAGTGGTGGTGAAGAAGAAGAGTGGAAAGATAAGGATGTGTGTGGACTACAGGACTTTAAATCGCCGCACTGTTCCTGATCAGTACACAGTACCGAGGGTCGAAGATGCGCTGGCCTGTTTAAATGGAAGCAAGTGGTTTAGCGTCTTAGATCTTCGGAGTGGATTTTACCAGGTACCCATGAAGGAGAGTGACAAAGTGAAAACGGCTTTCATCTGCCCAGTGGGGTTCTACCAATTCGAGAGGATGCCGCAGGGAGTGTCAGGCACTCCAGCGACTTTCCAGAGGCTAATGGAACAGACCGTTGGAGATATGAACCTGCTGGAAGTCTTAGTCTACCTCGACGACCTAATCGTGTTTGGGGTGACGCTTGAAGAGCACGAGGCAAGATTGCTAAAGGTGGTCGATCGTTTGAAGGACGAAGGTCTCAAGCTATCGCTGGATAAATGCCAGTTTTGCCAACTGTCGGTAACCTACGTAGGCCATATTGTATCTCAAGCTGGAGTGTCCACAGACCCAGAGAAGACCGAGGCTGTAACTACGTGGCCCAGACCAAACACAGTGGCTGCTCTACGGTCATTCCTTGGCTTCTGCGGTTATTACCGACGTTTTGTgagagactattccaaagtaGCTTACCCGTTGAATCAACTCTTGTCTGGTTACCCACCAGCAGCAAAGAAATCCAAGGTGAAGAAGGATCACACCTACTTAAACCCGTCTGAGCCATTCGGTAGCAGATGGGATGGGAAGTGTGAAGCAGCCTTTGAGGAACTGAAGCGGAGACTCACTCAAGCTCCTGTACTGGTGTTTTCCAACCCACAGCTTCCCTACGTACTTCATGTGGACGCCAGCCAAGAAGGTCTGGGCGGAGTGCTATACCAGGACCAAGGTGAAGGTCTGAGACCAGTTGCTTTTATCAGTCGAAGCTTAACCCCATCCGAGCGACATTACCCCGCACACAAACTAGAGTTCCTAGCTTTGAAGTGGGCTGTTGTTGAAAAGCTGCATGACTACCTGTATGGAGTGAAGTTCGAAGTGCGGACCGACAACAATCCGTTGACCTATGTGTTGACCTCTGCCAAACTGGACACTACGGGTCACCGTTGGCTTGCTGCTTTGTCCAATTATGACTTCAATCTCAAGTACCGGTCAGGAGTTCAGAACATTGACGCGGATGCTCTATCCCGCCGACCGCATCCTCCGTTTGTCCAAAAACAAGAGTGGAAAGACATATCTGCTGATGGTGTGCGAGTCATGTGCCAGATGTCTGCAGAGATCAACCCGAGAGATCCAACTTCTCATAGAGCAATTGATCAACTAGGGTCTTCCATGCATGCAGTTCCACAGGTTTATTGTAACCTAGCTGTGCTGAGAGGAAGAGATATGCCTGTCCTGAGCTCTTCGGAGTTGTCCGTTGCACAGAAGGAAGATCCTAGCCTTGGCGAGATTTGGACAGCGCTCTTTCGTAAAGACATAACCAAATTCAACAAGTCAAAGCACCCAGCTTGTCCCCTGCTTCTAAGAGAGTGGGATCGGTTAAAGTTACAGCGAGGAGTTATGTACCGTATCACCATTCCGCCTGGCAGAGTCCGCCGCTCTCAGCTGGTGTTACCTGAAAAATACAGGGAGATGGTCATGAAGTCTCTGCACGACGACTCCGGTCATCTAGGTCTTGACAAGACTTATGGCTTAATCAAAGATCGTTTCTACTGGCCACGGATGAGATCTGATGTGGAAGAGTACTGCAAATCGTGTGCAAGGTGCATTCAGAGGAAAACCCTGCCGAAGACCGTCGCTCCATTGATTCACTTGGGAAGTGATGGGCCGATGGACCTTGTGTGCATGGATTTCTTATCCATTGAACCCGACTCGAGAAACACTGAGAACGTGCTAGTCATTACTGATCACTACACACGCTACGCTCAGGCTTTTCCAACCAGAGACCAAAAGACCTCCTCTGTGGCAAAAGTGCTTCTGGAGAAATACTTTGTTCATTATGGATTGCCGATGAGGATGCACAGTGACCAAGGGAGAGACTTCGAAAGTCGCCTTGTTAAAGAGGTATTGAACACGCTTGGGGTCGAGAAGTCCAGAACGATGCCGTATCACCCTCAGGGAGACCCTCAACCCGAGAGGTTTAATCGGACGCTGTTGGACATGCTCGGGACCTTGGACGCCAAGAGGAAGAAAAGGTGGAGTCAACACATAGGACACCTTGTTCATGCATACAATTGCACAACCAATGAAGCCACCGGGTTCTCACCCCATTATCTCATGTTCGGTCGAGAAGCCAGGTTACCTGTGGATTTGTGTTTCGGAACAGCCAGTGATGGAAGTCATCCGGAGTCTCACCTCAAGTATGTAGCTGACATGAGAAAAGAGTTACAAGCTGCGTATGAACTTGCAGAATCCCTTGCTGCTAAGCATAACAAAGGAAACAAGCGAAGATATGACCAGAAGATCCGGTTCTCATAGTTGTTGCCTGGAGACAGGGTTTTGATCCGGAACTTAGGCCTGAAGGGGAAGCATAAGCTGGCAGATCGTTGGGCGCCACAGGCATATGTCGTGGACAGTCAGATGCCAAACTTGCCGGTGTTCAGGTTGAAACCCGAGGATGGGAATGGACCTGACAAAACCCTTCACCGAAATCACATTTTACCACTTGGGCAACGTGCGCGCCTTAAACCAGTGCGTCAAAACCTTACTGAGTGTGCCACTACAGGGAAAGCTGGAATGCCAGAAGACACCAACGACCAGGGAAAGGAAACTCTGGAAAGTTGTGATGAAACTAGGAGCACAGACTCTGAAGGTGAAGAAGATGGTGTGTGGTATGACCTACCTGTTACGACACCCTGTACTGGATTAGATGACGATGTTTCAGAACCGTTTCAGCTAGACCTTGATGTTGTGGGAGACGACATGACTGgggtagggctgtagtcaagtccaccattgtcgagtccaagacaagtccaagaccaggactagtcgagaccgagtcaagtccgagtccaaagaggttcgagtccaagtcaagtccaagtccaaagaggttcgagtccaagtcaagtccaagtccagagaggttcgagtccaagtcaagaccgagtccaattgagacagtcaagacagagacagaaaaaaatcatgactacaagaccacatacttaactattgataatttatgtgatgcaagagacagcatatcttctattctatgataatcattttcattattgtttgtaatgatcaaaaagcagataaaataaggtcattttatttttactatataggtataacactaaagtcacaaagccgaagtgtaactgtttattacttttttaaagaactttttttatcagctctcctaacagcaaggttgtgcagcaatgaacacttttgtgcgtgtgtgtgcatgcgtgcgtgtgcgcacCTGCCCGTGCACAGGTGCAGCTAGAAAGAGCAGtggctccacggctcgtttataagcacgtttataagcacgtcggtgcccatccttaaataacatgttcatcacaatgacaataaaaatgcgatcaatcttatctttaagccctactttccaaacattcaaaatactcaaatgcaatgctaactctgaaacatggcattaacttacctctctttgtgatgcctttgcaggtttcttacgaaattggatgtggtcccacatgtttcggggaaagttttgttgcaaaaagtttccttttaagcgcactgtcgatacatttattatggtttgtaaaaccaatctgtattatgccgctgctcgctgacatcgtgcctgatgaatgattgatgctggttcgcgcctcggacgaatcattcattcgaaccggttctttctttttagtgaaccggtcgaaccagttcagctgaatcgttcccgtttagcgtctcccgtaaacacttaatattatccacaaattaattcagttattcactttctggcgtgcatgacagtcccgcggacttgaaccaatataccggagatATTTAgtaacaacaacagcacacactgaactgaactgctgtgtgaaaagagaaattatgagcacgcgcagctctcgttctagagtcgagagtcggcaacagttttcagatcattagttttcggatcacaagaatattgctctatcaatgttttgttttgaaggagaaaataaaacatatatcgctggactcggacgagaccgactacaacatttgcgagaccaatgaccaagtccgagacaagtccaagttcaaataccaacgagtccaagacaagtccgagaccataaaaaaatGTCTCGAGTctggactcgagtactacagcactagacTGGGGCACCTGGAGTAAATGAATCTGGAATAATGTATGATGTCGTGGAGGACGTAGAACCTCAGTCTATTGAGGTGACCGTAGAGACTGAGAAGGCGTGTGAAATCTGAGATGATTCACGACAGTCTGGGATGTCAGATGTCGACAATGACCTGTTGTCCGAGAATCCTGATAAGGAAGTAGTCACCAACCGACCCCAGCGGGTCAGAAGAGCTCCGTCCAGGTTGACTTACGATATACCTGGCCATCCAAAAGTTATATCCTCTCCTGTAGTGAGGTTTGTCTCTTACCTCCACAAGTGGATAAGTTCCCCTGTGGCCACTTGAGTGCATGAGCTGCCAAGAGCTATATTCCTTACTAGTTAAGCGTAGACTTACCCATACCAAGCCATGAGGGCATGTCTTATATTGGTGGGGGGAGAGTGTAACAACCTGGATAAATTCATAACGGTTAGACTCATTATTACTATCAGAATTTATCAGGGATTATCATTATTTTTcaattgtgttttctgttttatacaTTGTTGTGGGTTTTTCCCCTTTCATatttctttgaagactgtgtTTATATTGATGCGTTAATGTTCGTGTGTACTGAATATTTTAAGTGACAAATGCTTACTGAGAATGGGTTTATGGatgtaatatgttttaaaatgtttatatccTATCATAATTCGCAGTACCAATGCATTTAGTTGAGGTCAGTAACTTGGGTTTAAATAAAGTTTGCGTTGGAGAGATCGCGCTAGAACGAAACTCTCTCGGGACTGTAGAGAGAAAAGAAGATGGCGCTGCACCGCGAGTGAGACGCTGCCGAGGATTTTTCACTCAAAGAGAGTTTAACTCGCGTCTAGCCTACTCTTTATGGACAGAGATTTTGTTATGCGCCGACACTCTTAAAGTGTTGAGTAGAAAAAGCAGACTTTGAACTGTGCCGAGACTTTGGCCTGTATAGCTCATGTTTAGCCAAGTTAGCTTAGCTCGTGCGGAGGcccaacgcacacacacaagcctGGCTCTACGAGAGGACGCCAGTTTTCCAGGAGACAAATCATCTATACAGCCGCAGTCTGACGACAATGTGGATTACAACCGAGTCACCGTTTACTACGGAAGTGGTAGGATTGTGTTCACACGCTCTCCGGAAAGAGAGTATTGTGAATATTGAGCTCCAACAAACATGTGCGCCAACGGTTTAGCTTGcaagctgtgtgtgttttaagagACAGTTAAATTGTAACAGGTACCCTAAATACTGTTTTACCCCGGTGTTTGGTTTTTCTATTTGTGCAACCTTTTAGTTATTTTCCAAAcaactgtttatgttttgtgtttttaaatacaaatgtgcAAGTTTACAAATGGTTTGTATGTTTACTTTGCCTACATTGCTCTGAATCTATGTGAGTTAGCATTACTTAATTGCTGTACTAATTTAATGGGTCAGAGTCGAATATCCCTTAGCTCTCATAAAGAGTGACAAAGCGTGAATCATAATCATACCCTAGACTGATTAATTTAACATTGAGGTGTTCCCTTTGCCATATTGAGGAAAAAGAGTCAATAAGTGCTTAATGCTCGAATCGTTATTGTTCGAGGCATTTATTCATTTCGAGCCGATGGTAAAAGGGTTACAACTAGATGACAGTGTTTTCCACAGAACAGACCAGGAATCATAATTTTCTCATTTAACGGCACTTTTACAGCACAAATTGCTAAGAACTTTCATTTACCATTTTTATAATACAGAATACAATATTGTGGACAGTACAAGAGTCCTTGGAAATACAAGGTGTGGAAGGTGGGGTGTGGTGGCAGCTTCAGTTCATAGGTGACCTCATTTATTTACGCAGGATGGGAAAGGGACCAATAAATCTGGGACTCAGCTTCTTGCAAGGTAGTCTCAGGCAGATGTCCCGGGTGGAGAGCCACACCTGTTGTCCAGGTTGAAAGGCAAGTGTGGCGTTCTCAAGGTCGTGGAAGAATGTA
This sequence is a window from Triplophysa rosa linkage group LG4, Trosa_1v2, whole genome shotgun sequence. Protein-coding genes within it:
- the LOC130553023 gene encoding retrovirus-related Pol polyprotein from transposon 412, whose protein sequence is MASAQAIQVDSPSELAEEPRFPEGLLVRPELQPNDSVLSKRITVLVRNVSAREITLTRGTPIAQLFPVDVMSSPVVKRETDIEFAGKLTPSSFNFGDSPVPENWKGRLVSKLMERSEVFSTREFDVGCCKGTHHTIKTMEDKPFRERSRRLAPADVEALRQHLTQLKDAGIITESRSPYASPIVVVKKKSGKIRMCVDYRTLNRRTVPDQYTVPRVEDALACLNGSKWFSVLDLRSGFYQVPMKESDKVKTAFICPVGFYQFERMPQGVSGTPATFQRLMEQTVGDMNLLEVLVYLDDLIVFGVTLEEHEARLLKVVDRLKDEGLKLSLDKCQFCQLSVTYVGHIVSQAGVSTDPEKTEAVTTWPRPNTVAALRSFLGFCGYYRRFVRDYSKVAYPLNQLLSGYPPAAKKSKVKKDHTYLNPSEPFGSRWDGKCEAAFEELKRRLTQAPVLVFSNPQLPYVLHVDASQEGLGGVLYQDQGEGLRPVAFISRSLTPSERHYPAHKLEFLALKWAVVEKLHDYLYGVKFEVRTDNNPLTYVLTSAKLDTTGHRWLAALSNYDFNLKYRSGVQNIDADALSRRPHPPFVQKQEWKDISADGVRVMCQMSAEINPRDPTSHRAIDQLGSSMHAVPQVYCNLAVLRGRDMPVLSSSELSVAQKEDPSLGEIWTALFRKDITKFNKSKHPACPLLLREWDRLKLQRGVMYRITIPPGRVRRSQLVLPEKYREMVMKSLHDDSGHLGLDKTYGLIKDRFYWPRMRSDVEEYCKSCARCIQRKTLPKTVAPLIHLGSDGPMDLVCMDFLSIEPDSRNTENVLVITDHYTRYAQAFPTRDQKTSSVAKVLLEKYFVHYGLPMRMHSDQGRDFESRLVKEVLNTLGVEKSRTMPYHPQGDPQPERFNRTLLDMLGTLDAKRKKRWSQHIGHLVHAYNCTTNEATGFSPHYLMFGREARLPVDLCFGTASDGSHPESHLKYVADMRKELQAAYELAESLAAKHNKGNKRRYDQKIRFS